In a genomic window of Rhodovulum sp. P5:
- a CDS encoding ASCH domain-containing protein, with product MTLDEALDRFPGAYPYKPGDSAERNAEALAQMRSGKRTAGSAALAEYSREGFMPEPERIGIALDWTGRPVFAIKTLEVELLRYCDMDEARVLPQAEFDDLADWRRGCAAYFRDQGGFDSEMEMIFVRFEVIEELGGAPHVS from the coding sequence ATGACGCTTGACGAAGCCCTCGACCGGTTCCCCGGGGCCTATCCCTATAAACCCGGCGACAGTGCCGAGCGCAACGCAGAGGCGCTTGCGCAGATGCGCTCCGGCAAGAGAACCGCGGGCAGCGCCGCCCTTGCGGAGTATTCCCGCGAAGGCTTCATGCCGGAGCCGGAGCGGATTGGCATCGCCCTTGACTGGACGGGGCGCCCCGTCTTCGCGATCAAGACGCTCGAGGTCGAACTCCTGCGCTATTGCGACATGGACGAGGCCCGCGTTTTGCCCCAGGCTGAATTCGACGACCTCGCCGACTGGCGCCGCGGATGCGCCGCCTATTTCAGGGATCAGGGCGGGTTCGATTCCGAGATGGAGATGATCTTCGTTCGCTTCGAGGTGATCGAGGAATTGGGAGGCGCACCTCATGTTTCGTAA
- a CDS encoding ASCH domain-containing protein — protein sequence MTLDEALERYPGAFRYKPGENAERNADALALMRAGKRTAACAALADVSETQNKPEAGRIGIALDWTGNPVLATRTLAVEELRYCDIDETHVAALAEYEDLADWRRAYGGYFRQAGGFDSEMEMIFVSFEVIEDFEA from the coding sequence ATGACCCTCGACGAGGCTTTAGAACGCTATCCCGGTGCCTTTCGTTACAAGCCAGGCGAAAACGCAGAACGCAATGCCGACGCTCTGGCCCTAATGCGCGCGGGCAAGAGAACGGCCGCCTGTGCCGCGCTTGCCGACGTTTCAGAGACCCAGAACAAGCCCGAAGCCGGCCGGATCGGAATTGCCCTCGACTGGACGGGGAACCCGGTTCTGGCCACCCGCACACTCGCCGTGGAAGAACTGCGCTACTGCGACATTGACGAAACCCATGTCGCAGCCCTGGCCGAATACGAAGACCTTGCAGACTGGCGCCGCGCCTACGGCGGCTATTTCAGGCAGGCGGGCGGTTTCGATTCGGAGATGGAGATGATCTTCGTCAGCTTTGAGGTGATCGAGGATTTCGAAGCCTAG
- a CDS encoding ASCH domain-containing protein, which produces MTLDDALDRFPGALAYRPGMDAEQNVEMLELIRTGVKTAGCAVLSQFDDSSQVPQEGCVEIALDWTGRPVVATRTIMVERLRYCDMDEIRVRPQGGYVDLDDWQREYSTFFVRNDGFDSEAEMVMRHFKVIEDFKT; this is translated from the coding sequence ATGACGCTTGATGATGCCCTCGATCGGTTTCCCGGGGCGCTCGCCTATCGTCCCGGCATGGACGCGGAACAGAATGTCGAAATGCTCGAACTCATTCGTACCGGGGTCAAGACGGCCGGTTGCGCGGTATTGTCTCAATTCGATGACAGTTCGCAGGTGCCTCAGGAGGGCTGCGTCGAGATCGCGCTGGATTGGACGGGCCGACCGGTGGTTGCCACCCGCACGATCATGGTGGAGCGTCTGCGCTATTGCGATATGGACGAAATCCGCGTGCGGCCGCAGGGCGGCTATGTCGACCTTGATGACTGGCAGCGGGAATACAGCACCTTCTTCGTCCGGAATGACGGCTTCGATTCCGAGGCAGAGATGGTGATGCGTCACTTTAAGGTGATCGAGGACTTTAAGACCTAA
- a CDS encoding carboxyl transferase domain-containing protein, whose amino-acid sequence MRLTSSAMPSAEGFRANRAAHLDALRVVQEAASQAAAGGGEKARERHLSRGKMLPRERVANLLDPGSPFLEIGATAAHGMYDGAAPAAGVIAGIGRVQGQEVMVVCNDATVKGGTYFPLTVKKHLRAQEIAEECHLPCVYLVDSGGANLPNQDEVFPDRDHFGRIFYNQARMSAKGIPQIAVVMGSCTAGGAYVPAMSDVTIIVRDQGTIFLAGPPLVKAATGEVVSAEDLGGGDVHTRLSGVADYLAEDDAHALALARRAVSHLNREKPATVRWETPEDPAYDPEELLGVVPADLRTPYDIREVIARIVDGSRFDEFKPRFGETLVTGFAHVRGCPVGIVANNGVLFSESAQKGAHFVELCSQRGTPLIFLQNITGFMVGRKYENEGIARHGAKMVTAVATTSVPKITMIVGGSFGAGNYGMAGRAYQPRFLWTWPNSRISVMGGEQAAGVLATVKRDAIERSGGTWTAEEEGAFKRPTIEMFETQGHPLYASARLWDDGIVDPRKSRDVLALSLSAALNAPIGGTRFGVFRM is encoded by the coding sequence ATGCGCCTGACGTCATCCGCGATGCCCTCTGCCGAGGGGTTCCGGGCCAACCGGGCCGCCCATCTTGACGCCCTGCGCGTGGTGCAGGAGGCCGCGTCGCAGGCCGCAGCGGGCGGTGGGGAAAAGGCGCGTGAGCGGCATCTTTCCCGGGGCAAGATGCTGCCGCGCGAACGGGTGGCCAACCTGCTCGACCCCGGCAGTCCGTTTCTGGAAATCGGCGCGACGGCCGCGCACGGGATGTATGACGGCGCGGCGCCCGCGGCGGGCGTGATCGCCGGGATCGGCCGGGTGCAGGGGCAGGAGGTCATGGTCGTCTGCAACGACGCGACCGTGAAGGGCGGCACCTATTTCCCGCTGACGGTCAAAAAGCACCTGCGCGCGCAGGAGATCGCCGAGGAATGCCATCTGCCCTGCGTCTATCTGGTCGATTCCGGCGGGGCCAACCTGCCCAATCAGGACGAGGTCTTCCCCGACCGGGACCATTTCGGGCGCATCTTCTACAATCAGGCGCGGATGAGCGCGAAGGGCATCCCGCAGATCGCGGTCGTGATGGGCTCTTGCACCGCGGGCGGGGCCTATGTGCCGGCCATGTCGGACGTGACCATCATCGTGCGCGACCAGGGGACGATCTTTCTGGCTGGCCCGCCCTTGGTAAAGGCCGCGACTGGCGAGGTGGTGAGCGCCGAAGACCTCGGCGGCGGCGATGTGCATACCCGGCTGTCGGGTGTCGCGGACTATCTGGCAGAGGATGATGCCCACGCGCTGGCCCTAGCACGCCGGGCCGTCAGCCATCTCAACCGCGAAAAGCCCGCGACGGTTCGCTGGGAAACCCCGGAAGACCCGGCCTACGACCCCGAGGAGTTGCTGGGCGTCGTGCCCGCCGATCTGCGCACCCCCTATGATATCCGCGAGGTGATTGCCCGGATCGTCGACGGCTCTCGCTTCGACGAATTCAAGCCGCGCTTCGGGGAAACCCTTGTCACCGGCTTTGCCCATGTGAGGGGCTGCCCGGTCGGGATCGTGGCCAATAACGGCGTCCTGTTTTCGGAATCCGCCCAGAAGGGCGCGCATTTCGTCGAACTGTGCAGCCAGCGCGGCACGCCGCTGATCTTCCTTCAGAACATCACCGGTTTCATGGTCGGCCGAAAGTACGAAAACGAGGGCATCGCGCGGCATGGGGCCAAGATGGTCACCGCGGTCGCCACGACGAGTGTGCCGAAGATCACGATGATCGTCGGCGGGTCCTTCGGGGCGGGCAATTACGGCATGGCCGGTCGCGCCTATCAGCCCCGGTTCCTGTGGACATGGCCGAATTCCCGCATTTCCGTGATGGGAGGCGAGCAGGCAGCGGGCGTTCTGGCGACCGTGAAACGCGACGCGATCGAACGGTCGGGGGGCACATGGACGGCCGAGGAGGAGGGTGCGTTCAAACGCCCCACCATCGAGATGTTCGAGACGCAGGGGCACCCACTTTACGCGTCTGCCCGACTGTGGGATGACGGAATCGTCGATCCGCGCAAGTCGCGGGATGTGCTGGCGCTGTCCTTGTCGGCGGCGTTGAACGCACCAATTGGTGGAACCCGTTTTGGTGTCTTTCGGATGTAG
- a CDS encoding lysozyme inhibitor LprI family protein gives MKLPLILALVLAAAAPATAQQIKFSPEATLDCMKKQRLPGADDTCIGESARKCFQRMKSPSNSDIAMCMQAESEYWKGRMDAAYDKMMALAEAADAEFSKNPKAKDVPFQLTVDLEAQQQKWAEWKEIRCAVEAMMRRGTPYPMTAAASCTMKRVGEQAMFLESAVKYMETK, from the coding sequence ATGAAACTCCCCCTGATCCTTGCACTTGTTCTTGCCGCAGCAGCCCCCGCAACCGCCCAGCAGATCAAGTTCAGCCCCGAGGCCACGCTCGACTGCATGAAGAAGCAGCGGCTGCCCGGGGCAGACGACACCTGCATCGGTGAATCCGCGCGGAAGTGCTTTCAGCGGATGAAAAGCCCCTCCAACAGCGACATCGCGATGTGCATGCAGGCGGAGTCGGAATACTGGAAGGGCCGGATGGATGCGGCCTATGACAAGATGATGGCGCTGGCCGAGGCCGCGGATGCGGAATTCTCCAAGAACCCGAAAGCGAAGGACGTGCCGTTTCAGCTGACCGTGGACCTTGAGGCCCAGCAGCAGAAATGGGCCGAGTGGAAAGAAATCCGCTGCGCGGTAGAGGCGATGATGCGCCGCGGCACCCCCTATCCGATGACCGCCGCCGCAAGCTGCACGATGAAGCGTGTGGGCGAACAGGCGATGTTCCTGGAAAGCGCGGTCAAGTACATGGAAACGAAATGA
- a CDS encoding isovaleryl-CoA dehydrogenase yields the protein MFNATMEFDLDEDTRSLRDMVHRWAQDRVKPRAAEIDRTNEFPADLWREMGELGLLGVTVPEEYGGAGMSYLAHTIAIEEIARASASVSLSYGAHSNLCVNQIKLNGTDEQKRKYLPGLISGTHVGALAMSEAGAGSDVVSMKLRAEKKNGYYTLNGTKYWITNGPDADTLVVYAKTDPEAGPKGITAFIVEKTMKGFSTSPHFDKLGMRGSNTGELIFEDVEVPFENVLGEEGKGVRVLMSGLDYERVVLAGIGTGIMAACLDEIMPYMRDRKQFGESIGNFQLMQGKIADMYTAMNSARAYVYAVARSCDRGAVTRQDAAACVLYASEEAMKQAHQAVQAMGGAGFLADSAVARLFRDAKLMEIGAGTSEIRRMLVGRELMKAMG from the coding sequence ATGTTTAACGCGACGATGGAATTCGACCTCGACGAGGATACGCGCAGCTTGCGCGACATGGTCCATCGCTGGGCGCAGGACCGCGTGAAGCCGCGCGCGGCAGAGATCGACCGGACGAACGAGTTCCCGGCGGATCTGTGGCGCGAGATGGGGGAGCTTGGCCTTCTAGGCGTCACCGTGCCCGAGGAATATGGCGGCGCGGGCATGAGTTATCTTGCCCACACCATCGCCATCGAGGAGATCGCCCGCGCCTCTGCCAGCGTCTCGCTGTCCTACGGCGCACATTCCAACCTGTGCGTGAACCAGATCAAGCTGAACGGCACGGATGAGCAGAAACGGAAATACCTGCCCGGCCTGATCTCGGGCACCCATGTGGGCGCGCTTGCCATGTCGGAGGCCGGGGCCGGCTCCGACGTGGTCAGCATGAAACTGCGGGCCGAGAAGAAGAACGGCTATTATACCCTCAACGGGACGAAATACTGGATCACCAACGGGCCGGATGCCGATACTCTGGTGGTCTATGCGAAAACCGATCCGGAGGCGGGGCCGAAAGGCATCACCGCCTTCATCGTTGAAAAGACAATGAAGGGGTTCTCCACATCTCCCCATTTCGACAAGCTCGGAATGCGCGGCTCGAACACGGGCGAGTTGATCTTCGAGGATGTGGAAGTCCCCTTCGAGAACGTCCTTGGCGAGGAGGGCAAGGGCGTTCGGGTGCTGATGTCGGGTCTGGACTACGAACGCGTGGTTCTGGCTGGCATCGGCACCGGAATCATGGCGGCCTGTCTGGACGAGATCATGCCCTATATGCGCGACCGCAAGCAGTTCGGCGAAAGCATCGGTAATTTTCAGCTGATGCAGGGCAAGATCGCGGACATGTACACGGCGATGAACAGCGCCCGGGCCTATGTTTATGCGGTTGCACGATCTTGTGATCGCGGCGCGGTGACGCGGCAGGACGCCGCAGCCTGCGTGTTGTACGCGTCCGAAGAGGCGATGAAACAGGCCCACCAGGCCGTGCAAGCCATGGGTGGGGCTGGATTTTTGGCCGACAGCGCGGTTGCCCGCCTGTTCCGCGATGCCAAGCTGATGGAGATCGGCGCGGGCACTTCAGAGATTCGGCGCATGCTGGTGGGGCGTGAACTTATGAAGGCGATGGGATAA
- a CDS encoding CreA family protein encodes MKRPALAALLGLLIPLAAPAEEVGRIGVDWTGNDIILEAVHDPKVKGVTCHIAYFDRSFLDRLSQGNWFEDPSNASIACRQTGPIEIGDIDRGKDGEEVFRERRSIILKSLRIKRVYDEANRTLIYLVHARELTQGSAKMSISTVPLFGSGAE; translated from the coding sequence ATGAAGCGCCCTGCCCTTGCCGCCCTGCTTGGCCTGCTGATCCCTCTTGCCGCCCCCGCCGAAGAGGTCGGGCGTATCGGCGTGGACTGGACCGGCAACGACATCATTCTTGAGGCCGTCCACGACCCCAAGGTGAAAGGTGTCACCTGCCACATCGCCTATTTCGACCGGTCCTTCCTTGACCGGCTGAGCCAGGGAAACTGGTTCGAGGACCCCTCCAACGCCTCCATCGCCTGCCGCCAGACCGGCCCGATCGAGATCGGCGACATTGACCGCGGCAAGGACGGGGAGGAGGTGTTCCGCGAGCGCCGCTCGATCATCCTGAAATCGCTGCGCATCAAGCGCGTCTATGACGAGGCGAACCGGACGCTGATCTATCTGGTCCACGCGCGGGAGTTGACGCAGGGCTCTGCCAAGATGTCGATTTCCACCGTGCCGCTGTTCGGATCCGGGGCGGAGTAG
- a CDS encoding DegT/DnrJ/EryC1/StrS aminotransferase family protein, whose translation MTERFTGSFTQQESIPDEAIAAAVEVMRHGRLHRYNVAPGEVAETARLEEEFAAFTGARYCLAVASGGYALACALRAVGVGPGDRVLTNAFTLAPVPGAIASVGAQPVFVEVTEDLVIDLDHLALRIGENGARVLMLSHMRGHICDMGRLMEVCDGAGVTVIEDCAHTMGAAWDGTPSGRHGVLGCYSTQTYKHMNSGEGGLIVSDDPQVMARAILLSGSYMLFDRHRAAPPAAAFEGLVGETPNVSGRMDNLRAAILRPQLRMLSDQVARWNRLYRAMEAGLADLHGLRLIPRPAAESYVGSSFQFLLPDHAPAEIEVFLSRCAARGVELKWFGADRPAGFTSRYDHWGYAAPDSLPQTDRVLKGLIDMRLPLTFSEEDCAAIARIIRDEVARG comes from the coding sequence ATGACAGAGCGGTTTACCGGCAGTTTCACCCAGCAGGAATCGATCCCGGACGAGGCCATCGCGGCGGCGGTTGAGGTCATGCGCCACGGCCGCCTGCACCGCTATAACGTCGCCCCCGGTGAGGTGGCAGAGACCGCGCGACTGGAGGAGGAGTTCGCGGCCTTTACCGGCGCGCGGTATTGTCTGGCCGTGGCCTCGGGCGGATATGCGCTGGCCTGCGCCTTGCGGGCCGTCGGGGTCGGGCCGGGCGACAGGGTTTTGACCAACGCCTTCACGCTGGCCCCCGTGCCCGGTGCGATTGCCAGTGTCGGCGCGCAGCCGGTCTTCGTCGAGGTGACGGAGGATCTGGTGATCGATCTCGACCATCTGGCCTTGCGGATCGGCGAAAACGGGGCGCGGGTCCTGATGCTCAGCCACATGCGCGGGCATATCTGCGACATGGGGCGGTTGATGGAGGTCTGCGACGGCGCGGGTGTCACGGTGATCGAGGATTGCGCCCACACGATGGGGGCCGCGTGGGACGGCACGCCCTCGGGGCGGCATGGGGTGCTTGGCTGCTACTCGACCCAGACCTACAAGCACATGAATTCCGGGGAGGGCGGGCTGATCGTCAGCGATGATCCGCAGGTGATGGCCCGCGCGATCCTTCTGTCGGGCTCTTACATGCTGTTCGACCGCCACCGCGCCGCGCCGCCTGCCGCGGCATTCGAAGGTCTGGTGGGGGAGACGCCCAATGTCTCGGGCCGGATGGACAACCTGCGCGCGGCGATCCTGCGCCCTCAACTGCGGATGCTGTCCGATCAGGTGGCCCGCTGGAACCGCCTTTATCGTGCGATGGAGGCGGGGCTGGCCGATCTGCATGGCCTGCGCCTGATCCCGCGGCCCGCGGCGGAGTCATATGTCGGGTCGTCGTTCCAGTTCCTGCTGCCGGATCATGCGCCCGCCGAGATCGAGGTGTTCCTTTCCCGCTGCGCCGCCCGCGGGGTGGAGTTGAAATGGTTCGGGGCGGACAGGCCCGCAGGCTTCACCTCGCGCTATGACCACTGGGGCTATGCCGCGCCCGACAGCCTTCCGCAGACGGATCGGGTTCTGAAGGGGCTGATCGACATGCGGCTGCCGCTGACCTTCAGCGAAGAGGATTGTGCGGCAATTGCGCGGATCATTCGCGACGAGGTGGCGCGGGGTTAG
- a CDS encoding HAD-IA family hydrolase yields the protein MRTVIFDLDGTLADTSGDLIAAANACFQALGQGAPLDPVADAATAFLGGRAMLRLGFERLGHDAVEEAVTAQFPLFLDHYARDIDRRTRMYPGAVDAVTRLRADGYAVGICTNKPEGLAEPLLQRLGVRDLFQSLVGADTLPVRKPDPAPYRAAVDRAGGNIARSVLIGDSATDRDTARAAGVPCVLVTFGPAADQMPGLEPEALLPHYDDLAALVERLIPAV from the coding sequence ATGCGAACGGTTATCTTCGATCTCGACGGCACATTGGCCGATACCAGCGGCGACCTGATCGCCGCCGCCAATGCCTGTTTCCAGGCGCTGGGGCAGGGGGCGCCGCTGGACCCGGTGGCCGATGCCGCGACGGCGTTCCTTGGCGGGCGGGCCATGCTGCGCCTGGGGTTCGAGCGTCTGGGGCATGATGCGGTCGAAGAGGCGGTGACAGCGCAATTTCCGCTGTTCCTAGATCACTATGCCCGCGATATCGACCGTCGGACCCGGATGTATCCCGGCGCCGTCGACGCGGTGACGCGGCTCAGGGCCGATGGCTATGCGGTGGGGATCTGCACCAACAAGCCCGAGGGTCTGGCCGAACCCCTGTTACAGCGGCTTGGCGTTCGGGACCTGTTCCAGTCGCTGGTCGGGGCCGACACGCTGCCGGTGCGCAAACCCGACCCCGCCCCCTATCGCGCGGCGGTGGACCGGGCGGGGGGCAATATCGCCCGCTCGGTGTTGATCGGCGACAGCGCCACGGACCGCGACACCGCCCGGGCTGCGGGCGTGCCTTGCGTTCTGGTCACCTTCGGCCCGGCGGCGGACCAGATGCCGGGGCTGGAGCCCGAGGCGCTGCTGCCGCATTACGACGACCTCGCTGCGCTGGTCGAACGTCTGATCCCGGCGGTGTGA
- the glmU gene encoding bifunctional UDP-N-acetylglucosamine diphosphorylase/glucosamine-1-phosphate N-acetyltransferase GlmU produces MSTALIILAAGQGTRMKSEKPKVLHEVAGAALLEHAMRSGAVLSPARTVVVAGHGVDEVRGAVLDIDPDVDVVLQEEQLGTAHAVAQAKPPLDGFEGDVIVLYGDTPFIRPETIAAMAEARKSHAVVVLGFEPADPGRYGRLVMNGDELDRIVEYKDAGEAERAIGLCNSGVIAAEATLLFDLISEIDNENASGEYYLTDVVGLARARGLSAGVVICDEDETLGVNSRADLACAEAAFQARARADALDNGVTLTAPETVFFAFDTVIGRDSVVEPNVIFGPGVTVESGAHIRAFSHLEGCHVSRGAVVGPFARLRPGAELSENVRVGNFVEVKNAQVAEGAKINHLTYIGDATIGAAANIGAGTVTCNYDGVFKHRTEIGARAFIGSDTMLVAPVRVGEDAMTASGSVITGNVPDGALALGRARQENKAGLARKLMDRLRAEKAKRKGI; encoded by the coding sequence ATGTCCACAGCCTTGATCATCCTGGCCGCCGGTCAGGGCACCCGGATGAAATCGGAAAAGCCGAAGGTCCTGCACGAGGTTGCAGGGGCCGCTCTGCTCGAACATGCGATGCGGTCTGGCGCGGTGCTGTCGCCCGCCCGCACCGTTGTCGTGGCCGGGCATGGCGTGGACGAGGTGCGCGGCGCGGTGCTGGACATCGACCCCGATGTCGATGTCGTGCTGCAAGAAGAACAACTGGGCACTGCCCACGCGGTCGCACAGGCCAAGCCCCCGCTCGACGGGTTCGAGGGTGACGTGATCGTGCTTTATGGCGACACCCCCTTCATCCGGCCAGAGACCATCGCGGCGATGGCCGAGGCGCGCAAATCCCACGCGGTTGTCGTGCTGGGGTTTGAGCCTGCCGATCCGGGCCGCTATGGCCGGCTGGTGATGAACGGCGACGAACTGGACCGCATCGTCGAATACAAGGACGCCGGAGAGGCCGAACGCGCCATCGGCCTGTGCAATTCCGGCGTGATCGCGGCCGAAGCCACGCTGCTGTTCGACCTGATCTCGGAAATCGACAACGAAAACGCCTCGGGCGAATACTACCTGACTGATGTGGTGGGGCTGGCCCGCGCCCGCGGTCTGTCCGCCGGCGTTGTTATCTGTGACGAGGATGAAACGCTGGGCGTCAACTCCCGCGCCGATCTGGCCTGCGCCGAAGCCGCGTTTCAGGCCCGCGCCCGGGCAGATGCGCTTGACAACGGCGTGACGTTGACCGCGCCAGAAACCGTTTTCTTCGCCTTTGACACAGTCATTGGCCGCGACAGCGTGGTGGAACCCAACGTCATTTTCGGGCCTGGCGTCACGGTTGAATCCGGCGCCCATATCCGCGCCTTCAGCCATCTGGAGGGGTGCCATGTCAGCCGCGGCGCGGTGGTCGGCCCCTTTGCGCGCCTGCGCCCGGGGGCGGAGCTGTCCGAAAACGTGCGCGTCGGCAATTTCGTCGAAGTCAAGAACGCGCAGGTGGCCGAAGGCGCCAAGATCAACCACCTGACCTATATCGGCGATGCCACCATCGGGGCCGCGGCCAATATCGGGGCCGGCACCGTGACCTGCAATTATGACGGCGTCTTCAAGCACCGGACCGAGATCGGCGCCCGCGCCTTCATCGGGTCGGACACCATGCTGGTGGCCCCGGTGCGCGTGGGCGAAGACGCGATGACCGCCTCGGGATCGGTCATCACCGGCAACGTGCCGGACGGGGCGCTGGCACTCGGCCGCGCCCGGCAGGAGAACAAGGCGGGCCTTGCGCGCAAGCTGATGGACAGGCTGCGCGCGGAAAAGGCCAAGCGGAAAGGGATTTGA